Proteins encoded together in one Mercenaria mercenaria strain notata chromosome 18, MADL_Memer_1, whole genome shotgun sequence window:
- the LOC123538312 gene encoding 39S ribosomal protein L4, mitochondrial-like has translation MLFSKNILKIATLQKIFSLARYQKRTLSTSVSLQFYHGNKMNSDEFLEDDDGLYEVQERPPLPLITSRNIEFPNPYVASKQAWLENLDTVQSQKLGIIDLHPDIFGRPPRIDLLHRNTKWQYLYKYINYECTQSRAERPGGGRKPWKQKRTGKHRAGSIRAPQWRGGGVSHGPRGPLSKFYMLADTDRVLGLCIALSVKYAQNDLHIVDSLQIPSDEPEYLEELLDTRFWGFSALFVDDRDIMPQNIALAASEIGHINLMPVYGLNVYSMLKHETLILTLSAVEKIEKKLLEKLHSPVTNVAFKR, from the coding sequence atgttgttttcgAAGAACATATTGAAAATTGCTACTTTGCAAAAGATATTTTCACTTGCTCGTTATCAAAAGCGAACTTTATCTACGAGTGTCAGTCTTCAGTTTTACCACGGAAACAAGATGAATTCAGACGAGTTTCTTGAAGATGATGACGGTCTTTATGAAGTGCAGGAAAGGCCCCCTCTACCGTTGATTACTTCAAGAAATATAGAATTTCCTAACCCATATGTTGCATCTAAGCAGGCATGGCTTGAAAACTTAGATACTGTTCAATCACAGAAACTAGGAATTATAGATCTCCATCCAGATATATTTGGAAGGCCACCGAGGATTGATTTGTTGCACAGAAATACTAAGTGGCAATACTTGTATAAGTACATTAACTATGAATGTACACAATCAAGAGCTGAACGACCAGGCGGAGGACGGAAACCGTGGAAACAGAAGCGTACAGGTAAACATCGTGCAGGAAGCATCCGTGCACCGCAGTGGAGAGGTGGCGGAGTATCACATGGACCGCGTGGACCTCTTTCAAAATTCTACATGCTGGCAGATACTGACCGTGTTCTAGGATTGTGTATAGCCTTATCAGTCAAATATGCTCAAAATGATCTCCATATAGTGGATTCGTTACAAATCCCATCAGATGAACCAGAATATCTGGAGGAACTTCTTGACACACGGTTTTGGGGATTTTCTGCACTATTTGTGGATGACAGAGATATCATGCCTCAAAATATTGCACTTGCTGctagtgaaattgggcacattAATCTGATGCCAGTGTATGGACTAAACGTATACAGTATGCTAAAGCATGAAACACTTATACTAACTCTTAGTGCAGTggaaaaaattgagaaaaaactgCTTGAGAAACTACACAGTCCAGTTACTAATGTTGCATTTAAGCGATAA